Within Wyeomyia smithii strain HCP4-BCI-WySm-NY-G18 chromosome 2, ASM2978416v1, whole genome shotgun sequence, the genomic segment aaattaatgaatattggtagcaaggtatgtagcatttccatatttataatttaaatgcatccaaatgatatattttgcgatgcgataatttttatgccctagttgtttataaacaaacctactgactggcaatttttttccaatatggccgattctgtTTTTGACGTATCGttaaaccacagactaacagacataacacgtcgaacaaatttccaataaaatcatcgtttggatgattccagtactttacgttagtaacactagcaccatctgctgtcgtgttcgcgctgcgtcatgtattttgacatcagcgccagcgttactgcatgtgtcaaatggggaactacaaaatatgtatgagattgcatgacagcgccccagacgacgttttcgcgtgatgagtgttattcgattgaaaatttgaaatgaacgttttttgtggcgatggagctaggctccagtgttacgtctgttagtctgtggttaaaccatgtctttatacatcatgtcaataacgacgctacaacagcttgtctaccgctcatagcctgcaatcatagtaatctaatgacgttgtttttggagtaaaaggcgggaaaaaggcgaaaatgtatttcaatttttttttaaactttatcagttgattattgttatttttatggcttattaactcgtcggagatcaagacaaaacaaacacaaaaagaatcattcaaatccgttgattctatttggagtgaaacgccgctatacagacaccaacttatttttatttaatagattaaaggtacactattcacaaattgaaaagtttatcgtataatggtgaaaaacacaaattagattcatgcatcaaaaactagcaatcagacgatgtgtggggcacaatgagcaccccactggggcataatgagcacccacggggtataatgaacACTCTTAttgaacatatcttgaaactgtatAGAAGTacgtttgtcgcgagatgccgtgatacttggcggcttgtttcgtgaatgtcccgtcgcgccttacggtggccaattctgcctgcagtccctttttctgactgattcggtctcaaagattttctaaaatatgttcgcaccatcactgtaaacaaacactgactatggaaacagacaaactcacaagtctactgagatgaggtaagtttatgtgacaaggtgtgctcatttcaccccacctaaaggtgaccacacagactaacagacgtaacactggaacctagctccatcgtcacaaaaaacgatcatttcaaattcccAATCCAGTAACAGTCTTTGCGCGACAACGCCgcttggggcgctgtcatgcaatctcatacatattttgtggttccccatttgacacatgccgtAACGGTAGCGCTGATGTTGAAATACAtaacgcagcgcgaacacggctgcagatggtgctagttttactaacgtaaagtaccgGAATtgtccgaacgatgattttattgaaaatttgtttgaagtgttgggtctgttagtctgtggtgaccatttcgcccctatcgaattcGTTAAAGTTAACATAAGATTTTAATACTagttatagcttaaaatcaaaacttcaacgatggtgaaatttggggcacgacccatacgtcatattgatgtgtctacatacttgattgagccatttaaacgaccgtagaagcttattttgtagtgcacAATAATTATAATTCTTCCagcatccgggaaccaagttgatttttccaatatatttccatattttaaacagacaaaccacttttgttctacacaAAGAGACACTGTAGTAAttacggaagagttccacataccatattgtttaaaaaaatgcgtagtttcacataaaagaggggtgcccatttcgccccgtgtgctcattatgcccccaATCCCCCTAATTgacttccgataagtttagGATTTTTGAGGGCTCAAAtggaagcaataaaattttgttctggctcttcactatcaagttttaacatttccatCTGACGATGAACCGCTTTAATACTCTTAGCAAAGCAACGACATCTAGTTCTGGTCTGAGtgaaaaaatcgatagtttaagcatttttttaatagatggcaatacacaaacagttgcgctcactggtgtgatttattagcaaaaattaGCGGCGCTGTCCCATTTTGAGCCGTTGTCAAAATCAATACCACGGGCTCATGGACGAATGGTAGTAAGACGCAATGGAGTTATATAggaaaaacatgtgttttgataaaaatagattgcgtttAGTGAAAGTAAGTACCAGAAAGTTTGAATAGAATGTATAGAAGACATTTGATAGCTGTGTTCTCAGTCAATAAGCAAAATACTCGgagaaattttgattttactaccactgaaaaagcgccatctcttgctattgaacattttttcaggtgtcctattgcttctaggttttgcggacgatatcgacatcactgGAATTAACCGTAGAGGGAAGCTACGAGAAAAAGGCTTGTCAAAAATTCTAAcagaacgaagtacatggtagctgatAGAAAGCGTGGTAGCCCGTCAGATGTTGGTTCTGCGGTGGTGATAAATGGGAAATCATTTGAAGTAGTCCACTTATTAACTTATTTATCTGGGTACACAGGTGACGATCGACAAtaaggttagccgtgagataaagaggcggataccGGCTGCAAACAGGGACTGCTTCGAATTGCGTAACTAGCTCAAGTCCCGTAGCATGCAAACCCGTACGAATctagcactctataaaacactgattctcctGGTGGTCCTCTATGGTCATgaactgaaagaggctgatcggggAGCCCTTGAAGTGTTTGTGTGTAGAATCTTGCGTCCAATCCTTAGCGGCAAACTGAAATGAACCATGTTCTAAGCATACCAATCGACAGATATAGTCAAGtgaataaaacacggcaggcttcaatGGGCTGGGactgtagctagaatgccgagGAGCGTAAAAACCAGTAAAAAATATGGGACCTACTCGCCTCGACTCCCATTGAAACTTGGCTGGCAGCTGAGTCACAAAAAATCGAACAGTTTCGCAGACGAGCTACTCATCCAAAATCCAGTCAACTCGCCATCTGCAGTACCGAAATTAACTCGTCGCTCGCCTCGAATTCTTTAATAGAAGTTTATATTTAGCAGGCATCCCGAAAGAAGCCGTCAAGTTCGGGGTGAACTGctcactcgttggatgtgtgctgtcaacTAGGATGACCGCTTAATAGGTGTTAGAGGCGACTGGacgatagcagcccaagacatGACGTTATCTgaattcggcactggatcgataatcggtgcATATCGGCTAACTGTGAGATTTGCTTAAAGGATCTGTAGTTTAACAAAACTTATTGGATATTATTTAATTCAAGAAACAACCACATTTTTTGTTGAAGGATTTattgaataatttataaaatgAAAACGACTTTactcaaatcaaaacaaaaaaaaacttttctcgcCAACCAAATGCCCGCTGCAGTGCATCGATTCAAACCCTCAGTGACTCTCGCCCTTTTTGCCAGCCACTCGCTGAAAATCATCCATCTTAGTTGTTTGAATTGGTGATCCTATAAAAGCCAGATGATCGATAATGGTCGTCTCATCGCCCGACTGATTGTCTTTCACGAACAGTTGAATATTCTGCACGTTTTGGAACTTGACGAAACGCAGTGGAATCGGTGAACCAGACTCCAGATCCTTCTTGTCTATCGTCAGATCTTGCACCGAAATTTGTGATTCGGCCATATCGAAGTCAATTGTTCGGGGCTGATTAATGAAAATCTTAATGTTTTTCGGTCCATGCGATGGCGGAGCCTTCAACTTGATCGAACTGATCTTAACAACCTGATTGAAAGTGATCGAAATTATCAGCTGTTCGTCACAGTCGGACGCCAAATGCCCCCCATTGGAACTAAAAGCGTTTGCCAACGGATGATCATCCGATTCATTCAGACACTCGCATTGGTTCTTTTGAATAAAAGTAATCAAATCCAGCTGCCGTCAAAAACTGTGATTAGTAGTGTTTCGAACGATTACAGTTTGAAATATCTTACCATTCCATGGCCATAGTCTTCACCGGATTCGTCCACACTGGCTTCGTAATGTTTCTGGATTTTGGCTTCCAGTCCGTTAATGTCTGCTCCTTGCATGCGGTCAATTTTCGTCTACAGATAACAAAATCTATTAGAACTGGAAACAAACAAGCAATTTTCATTTACCCTAGCACGGTAGAAAATAAAGGTCGGCATTGCCGACACACCTTGAGAGGAAGCGGTTTCGGCACATTTATCTACATCCACTTTGAGGAATACTGCTTTCGGATATTTAGCTGGCAGTTGTTCGAAAAGTGGTGCAATATTTCTGCAGGGACCGCACCTGAAACAAGCAGAAAATTTCTCTAGTATAATTAAGCGACGAAACCAGTTCAAACTCTCACCAAGTGGCGGTGAAATCCACAACAACCAATTTTCCACCCGCTGCAGATAGTTCCGCTTGGAAGTGAGCTTCATCGTTGATTGCTCTAACGGCCATAGTTGAGGTTTCCTTTTTCTTGGCACAAAACTGAGACGTTCAATCACCAGATAATTCTAATTTGTAAAAGATATTTACCGATTTAATAAGCGAACTTTGCGTTACGTTCAAAAGCAGAATCGAGCAGAACAACAATGACGAGAGATTTTTGACTGACGGAGACATTAGCTGTCAAATCAACGGTTAAAGAATACATGGTTGCCAGATTTTAAAAAGAATGTTTCATTGTGTAATGACATTTCGCTCCTGAAATGGAGAAAAGTACCAAGCATTATTGAATTATTAAAAAGTCATTCAACTGTATTAATATTGCGAAAATTTCAACTGAAATCAGCAAAGGACGCGGTTTTCAAGTATACGAACCGACCATTTGAATGATGTCCCGCATAGTCAATTACCATAAAACGCGGTACAGTTCCTGAATGTTATCGTTATACCATACGGAGTTTCTGTTGATTATGGGTATTTCAAGGTAGAGGCAAATGGTAAAAATTAAGCGTTGACAATTTAACCGATTCAAcgcaaaacattaaaaatcgtACAACTTCTACATTAGAATTTAAACTAGGAAAATAGACATTTTGTGCCACAGGTAATCATTTTATGGAACATCTAGTAGACTGATTGCTGTCAAGTAAACGTTATAAAATACGAATTATATGTTTATTCTAGTACTTATTCGGTTTTCGGTTCAAAATTTGAGGTTACAGGAGCTTGTAGGCATATCAGATTGAGCTTGCATTTTAGTTTAAAACCAACTGTTCAATTAACAAATTTAAGTAGAGTTTTACCTAAATTATAATCACTTTATTGAATAAAAACAGCTTACTATTAAGCATTCACCCAAAACACCCATTAACAACGAACAAAATTAATCAACGATTACAATTTTTGTTTCAACTCATCCATTAACGTAGACCATGCTTTTTCCGCCTGCTGTTGTGAGTAATCGTAGCTCCAAGCGGTGCAGAACACAATATCGGAATGTTTTACCAGTTCTACATTACTCATTTGTGCGTTGACCCTCTTCGAAGCCTCCTCTTCACTGAGCCCGTTTCTTTCGGTTAACCGTTTAATGGCTTCCTCCCTTGGAATAAAACAAGACCACACTTCATGACAAGCTGCTTGCCAACCAGCACGAAGTAGAAGGGCAGCTTCCATTATAATAACCTGTTTGTTTTCTTTATCACACATCTCCGCAATTCGTTCCTTTGCTCTTGCTAAGATCGCGTCCCACAGGATGGTATTGAGCAAGTTCAGTTTATCCGGATCCGAGAAAACAATTGCACCCAATGATTTACGGTTGATCGTTTTATCTTCGTTTAGAATTCCGATACCAAAATTATTGACCACTGCTTGGTAGCAACTTTCTCCTGGTTCATACAATTCATGAGCAATCTTGTCGCAATCAATCACTCCGGCTCCGAGTTTTTGAAATCTTTCCGCCATTTTACTCTTACCGGATGCCACTCCTCCAACTAAACCGATTATGTATGGGTTAGTACTTAGGTGTGGCTTAGGTTCACGTGGTCTCAAACGAGCACCGAGCAGGTCCATTCGTTGATTGCTAGAGCTAATTTTGTCTTCTTTATCATCGATTGTCGACTCATCGTCAAGCAATTCGATTGTATGGGTTTGTAGTTGATTCAGCCCTTTACTGTTACGCAGTTCATTTACTTTAGCACCACCGCGAGCAGTTTCACTACTGACCACGATCATCTAGAGAAAATATATGTAAGTCAAATGGCGGTACCAGTGATTAAAAACTTACGTCCATATTTGGGTCATTAGCCGTTGGACCGAACGGATCACTAATGGGTACTACCTCATATCTTAGCGTTGAATCAATATCCTCTAGAAAATGACGAACTTCTTTTATTCGTTGTTCTACTGGTAAAATTAGCTCCCACAGTTTTTTACTTTTAATCATGTTATCATCAGTAACGCCCACTACTAACCGTTCCTCGGCCAACAACACGGCTTGCGTTAGTAAAACTTTATGACCAGCATGCAGTCGGTCAAAGGTACCCCCTAGCACCacatttttgaatgttttcgtTGGTTCGCATAAACCAGTTGCATCGATTGAAAATGCTTTGCTTCCCAGTTCAACGACTTTAGAATCGCCATAAAACCTCAAAATATTTTCCGTGTGTTCAACCGAAGCGATTGGATAGTCGAAGAAAAGATAGTCAATTTTTCGCTTCAGCGGAACGAAATCTTTCGACTTTAGTGGGCTAACGAGAAATCTTAAATCCACCCCTGCACCGAGCACTCGCGGTGAACTTTGGTAAACATTGGCAATCAGCTTGCCAAAAGCGGTGGCTCTGTTTACGTCCGTGAAGCGAGGATGTAACTGCACGTACAACGTTCCAAGAGCGTACTTGCGGGCTGCTGCCAACGTGCCGGGAAAGTTAGCATGATGCACTGCCGTAAGGAGGCCAGTTTTCGTGGACATTTTATCGAGAATATTTACACGCAAGGAGCACTACTTTCACAACCGAAACACATCGCGTATTCATACAGTGGATATAATCTCAgcacagagatgccagatgtttttgaaaaatgtctgcaactgctcgaaaaaccggaaaaatgtgctcgaaatctgaaaaaaatctatccgtgaaccgaaaaaatttcgttcacgcgggcaagtctgtaaaaatctgcacacattttaagaaaatctgcgcaaatatagggagactctgacaaaaatctgcagaaagcgtggaaaaactgcaaatatctgcaaatcactaaaaatctgcacacggactccaaaaaatatgcgttttgcagacaaatctgcacatttggtatccctgtcTCAGCATGACATTTGATTTCGTGACGTGTGAGTGTATTATCATTTCGTTTTATTGTACTAAAACCAGGGCAACCagatgtgcaaatttgtctggTGATTGCAGAACTTTTGTAGTTCAgcagatttgaaaatattttcaactgtttttgcTTAGGATTTGTGTACATATTTTTGGTTTTCAGACTCAAATTCATTTGCCTGCGTGGCATCCCCTTAAGTGCTGAACAATTTTTACTTCTCTGGTAGTACCGGCGGTGATACCCAATCTAGGTTAATATTCTTTTATTCTATCTGCGAGCAGTGATGCAACAAATACAAATTTATttgcatttatacagattttttgcgtattttacatacagatatctgcatatacagattacagattttctggaaataatacagatttatacagattttttttggttttcatggggtcgtaaattaaacttcttaatatagttgaaaaacataaattaactcaaatgcggtggagcgtgtcggaggttttattattttcatatGCTACGTataaacgtgtgcatgaatgaatcacggaaaaaatgtttaacaagctatattgcattttttttcgagaaggatatgtccagtacatatgcagattttattttacagattttttcaaattttaccaaggtgataagattttttaagctccaaaatacagatgaaaatgtggcaccACTGTCTGCGAGATACACAATTAAGCATAACGATATCAATTGTTTACGCGGTTCGTGTGAGGTTTGTTTATGCTTATATTGGGTAATTTACGCGGGCTTCGTAATTTTTCTTATTCATAGAAATATGCCTTCAGAGATGCCGTATACGGACGTCCATCGTGTATTTCTACAGGCTCTGGATCATCATGGCACAATGAGCGCCAAACAAGCCTACAAAGCGTTGCTAGGCGTGTACGGAAAGTGTAAGTTTCATTCATTCGATTTCGCCTAACATATCAATAAGAACTATGTTTTTCTCAAAGATCACGATGATGAAACCATGCCCACCGAAGACGCTGTACCGGAAGTGGTAGCTACTATTAACGGAAAACTGCATCGATACGGCCAACGTGTAGCATTTGTGCACTATGAGCCCCTCGGTGTAGATTTTTATGTGTTCTGTAATCAAACAGAAAGTGCCATCGATCGGTTTCAAACTTGCTATACAGAATCCGAGATTGCCCTATTCCGCCTAATACTTCGAGAGATGGCCTGCAGCGAAGACCATAAACTACGTCCAATAGTCTGTCTCAATTTGACCACA encodes:
- the LOC129723284 gene encoding non-structural maintenance of chromosomes element 1 homolog, which encodes MKMWHHCLRDTQLSITISIVYAVRVRNMPSEMPYTDVHRVFLQALDHHGTMSAKQAYKALLGVYGKYHDDETMPTEDAVPEVVATINGKLHRYGQRVAFVHYEPLGVDFYVFCNQTESAIDRFQTCYTESEIALFRLILREMACSEDHKLRPIVCLNLTTNIVGKSVSKMRAEELLEEWEKLGYFVQLDGMWCFGPRSTTEFGWYLNQNHGEQMHKCKLCSELVFYGIQCQKCPLSFHRECMKKYLRRLSKCPGCNELWAVPVTA
- the LOC129721423 gene encoding thioredoxin-like protein 1, with product MSPSVKNLSSLLFCSILLLNVTQSSLIKSKKETSTMAVRAINDEAHFQAELSAAGGKLVVVDFTATWCGPCRNIAPLFEQLPAKYPKAVFLKVDVDKCAETASSQGVSAMPTFIFYRARTKIDRMQGADINGLEAKIQKHYEASVDESGEDYGHGMLDLITFIQKNQCECLNESDDHPLANAFSSNGGHLASDCDEQLIISITFNQVVKISSIKLKAPPSHGPKNIKIFINQPRTIDFDMAESQISVQDLTIDKKDLESGSPIPLRFVKFQNVQNIQLFVKDNQSGDETTIIDHLAFIGSPIQTTKMDDFQRVAGKKGESH
- the LOC129721422 gene encoding bifunctional coenzyme A synthase; the encoded protein is MSTKTGLLTAVHHANFPGTLAAARKYALGTLYVQLHPRFTDVNRATAFGKLIANVYQSSPRVLGAGVDLRFLVSPLKSKDFVPLKRKIDYLFFDYPIASVEHTENILRFYGDSKVVELGSKAFSIDATGLCEPTKTFKNVVLGGTFDRLHAGHKVLLTQAVLLAEERLVVGVTDDNMIKSKKLWELILPVEQRIKEVRHFLEDIDSTLRYEVVPISDPFGPTANDPNMDMIVVSSETARGGAKVNELRNSKGLNQLQTHTIELLDDESTIDDKEDKISSSNQRMDLLGARLRPREPKPHLSTNPYIIGLVGGVASGKSKMAERFQKLGAGVIDCDKIAHELYEPGESCYQAVVNNFGIGILNEDKTINRKSLGAIVFSDPDKLNLLNTILWDAILARAKERIAEMCDKENKQVIIMEAALLLRAGWQAACHEVWSCFIPREEAIKRLTERNGLSEEEASKRVNAQMSNVELVKHSDIVFCTAWSYDYSQQQAEKAWSTLMDELKQKL